One segment of Solanum lycopersicum chromosome 1, SLM_r2.1 DNA contains the following:
- the LOC101264550 gene encoding calcium-binding protein CP1 has product MCPTGSVLHSAAGAGKPNLRSAFDVLDVDRDGKISREDLRTSYGGFVGDDMIGTMMTVADSNEDGYVEFEDFEKVLDSSISRNSEEKRKNGALRGEMNVMEDVFKVIDKDGDGKVGVEDLKSYLSWAGLQVDDDDIKAMIKLGHGEENGGVTYQGFLQILSL; this is encoded by the coding sequence ATGTGTCCCACCGGAAGTGTTTTGCATTCTGCCGCCGGCGCCGGAAAACCAAATCTGCGGTCAGCATTCGACGTTTTGGACGTTGACCGCGATGGAAAGATTAGCAGAGAAGATCTACGAACATCGTACGGTGGATTCGTCGGCGACGATATGATTGGTACGATGATGACGGTGGCGGATTCGAACGAAGATGGATACGTTGAATTTGAGGATTTCGAGAAGGTTTTGGATAGTTCTATTAGCAGAAACAGCGAGGAGAAGAGGAAAAACGGAGCATTACGAGGAGAAATGAATGTAATGGAGGATGTCTTCAAGGTGATTGACAAAGATGGAGATGGTAAAGTTGGGGTTGAGGATTTGAAAAGTTATTTGAGTTGGGCTGGGCTTCaagttgatgatgatgatatcaAAGCTATGATTAAATTGGGCCATGGTGAAGAAAATGGTGGTGTTACCTATCAaggttttcttcaaattttgtctctttaa